The following proteins are co-located in the Cupriavidus pauculus genome:
- a CDS encoding cellulose synthase subunit BcsC-related outer membrane protein, with amino-acid sequence MPRSALAPTLAVLLATSAMPALAADPAPASRAAPSPQMAQLLAAARMWEARNRADMARGILDKALLINPNEPEALKLLGLIEIRSNRPAEADKLLRKLQAVAPGSAATRELDDAYRIATRDKREMANIRLLSRSGQDEEAVQRLQKLFPRGAPAGSLTRDYYRILSGTPDGRTRAIAELRQRIRANPSDMQLKLTLGDLLTDRAGTRQEGFALLYEVTQQPEGDRATALDIWRRTLYRVNDDPAYYVWFERYVKAVPDDKGAQDTLAELGKRVAAQKQREADPAWQARQRGLAQLERGQLKDADIALQQAYRKRRDDAEVVGGLGLVRLREGRHDEARELFTRSNQLDPSDKWRSLIGTATFWGTVAKAREANRQGKPAEAERLARQALAQQPANADAQGILADALVAQDKNREAETLLRQMLARPRPDVGTLRTLVGILQKEGREAEVEPLIASQAARMQGSAAELRAMRADLLSVRADQSLARQQRSPAIRDLEDAIRLRPDDPWTRFTLARIYRDLSLPALGRSVMDDGMRAAPGNDMRYASALYLNSVDDIDGAAAMLAGVPQAERSDSMRGLARNLAAQQQLREARQRVAEGRDADARRLLDQAAAEAADDPHMLASIGREWIALGETDKGLRLVSDWLAAHPDAPHVDIRLRYGELLAAADRDDALRQWIADTGALPGATAEEQADLADQSLRLALRETDRQIAAGDLRRAQQVLDAVPAAQQADRRWLLELADLREAGGDYRGAADAARRVLATQPHDAGAQLTLARQYERMGQTAQALDIVRTVLAEAPEDDIDTRLSVARRFTALRREDEAAEVVDALDARFPGRADITVQRGRIAQSRGDFDEAAGLYRAALPLEQRESVLPGADGTPAQRALAGLDARRQGEVATAVMQSNKSGDDGISRLHATEIPLYVRVPHGYTGHMFFHADTVLLDAGTLRGTAPLRNLEFGKIPALGNAGLGNIGQTDKGVALAAGYEYDGAYNSWRADIGTTPLGFLETTVVGGLRYRADLGVQSVTVDVSRRAQTSSLISYAGARDPVTGEHWGGIVRNGVHLRYARDVGRLGLFADVGAGVYTGDNVKTNREVTLRTGFDVPVYAQRDHRVTSGLVFNWWHYSENQRFYTFGHGGYYSPQRYLSVGIPLDWTGRHARWSWRLLGSAGWSWTYEDAAPFFPTRPDLQAASGNATYGGGSGGGFSYTLGATVEYTLAPHWVVGAGFSIDRSRDYAPNRAMAWLRYLFDKRELPVPFPPTPVRPYSAY; translated from the coding sequence ATGCCCCGCAGCGCGCTAGCCCCCACGCTGGCCGTGTTGCTGGCCACTTCCGCCATGCCTGCCCTTGCCGCAGATCCCGCCCCCGCCTCGCGCGCCGCGCCGTCGCCCCAGATGGCGCAGTTGCTGGCCGCCGCGCGGATGTGGGAGGCGCGCAACCGCGCCGACATGGCACGCGGCATCCTGGACAAGGCGCTGCTGATCAACCCGAACGAGCCCGAGGCGCTGAAGCTGCTCGGGCTGATCGAGATCCGCTCGAACCGCCCGGCCGAGGCCGACAAGCTGCTCAGGAAGCTGCAGGCCGTGGCGCCCGGCAGCGCCGCCACGCGGGAGCTGGACGATGCCTACCGCATCGCCACGCGCGACAAGCGCGAGATGGCCAACATCCGCCTGCTGTCGCGCAGCGGCCAGGACGAAGAAGCGGTGCAGCGGCTGCAGAAGCTGTTTCCGCGCGGCGCGCCGGCCGGCAGCCTGACGCGCGACTACTACCGCATTCTCTCGGGCACGCCGGACGGCCGCACGCGGGCCATCGCCGAACTGCGCCAGCGGATTCGCGCGAACCCGTCGGACATGCAGCTCAAGCTGACGCTGGGCGACCTGCTGACCGACCGCGCCGGCACCCGGCAGGAAGGCTTTGCGCTGCTCTACGAAGTCACGCAGCAGCCCGAGGGCGACCGGGCCACCGCGCTCGACATCTGGCGGCGCACGCTGTACCGCGTCAACGACGACCCGGCCTACTACGTCTGGTTCGAGCGCTACGTGAAGGCCGTGCCCGACGACAAGGGCGCGCAGGACACGCTGGCCGAACTGGGCAAGCGCGTGGCCGCGCAGAAGCAGCGCGAGGCCGATCCGGCCTGGCAGGCGCGGCAGCGCGGGCTGGCGCAACTGGAGCGCGGGCAGCTCAAGGACGCCGACATCGCGCTGCAGCAGGCGTACCGCAAGCGGCGCGACGATGCCGAGGTGGTGGGCGGGCTGGGGCTCGTGCGGCTGCGCGAGGGCCGCCACGACGAGGCGCGCGAGCTGTTCACGCGCTCCAATCAACTTGACCCGAGCGACAAGTGGCGCAGCCTGATCGGCACGGCCACGTTCTGGGGCACCGTGGCCAAGGCGCGCGAGGCCAATCGCCAGGGCAAGCCGGCCGAGGCCGAGCGGCTGGCCCGGCAGGCGCTGGCGCAGCAGCCGGCCAACGCCGACGCGCAGGGCATCCTGGCCGACGCACTGGTGGCGCAGGACAAGAACCGCGAGGCCGAAACGCTACTGCGCCAGATGCTGGCCCGCCCCAGGCCCGACGTCGGCACGCTGCGCACGCTGGTCGGCATCCTGCAGAAGGAAGGCCGCGAGGCCGAGGTGGAGCCGCTGATCGCCAGCCAGGCCGCACGCATGCAGGGGTCCGCCGCCGAGTTGCGCGCGATGCGGGCCGACCTGCTGTCGGTACGCGCCGACCAGTCGCTGGCCCGGCAACAGCGCAGCCCGGCTATCCGCGATCTGGAAGACGCCATCCGCCTGCGGCCCGACGACCCGTGGACGCGCTTCACGCTGGCCCGCATCTATCGTGACCTGAGCCTGCCCGCGCTGGGCCGCAGCGTGATGGACGACGGCATGCGCGCGGCGCCGGGCAACGACATGCGCTACGCCAGCGCGCTGTACCTGAACAGCGTGGACGACATCGACGGCGCCGCCGCGATGCTGGCCGGCGTGCCGCAGGCCGAGCGCTCGGACAGCATGCGCGGGCTGGCCCGCAACCTGGCCGCGCAGCAGCAACTGCGCGAGGCACGCCAGCGCGTGGCCGAGGGCCGCGACGCGGACGCCCGCCGCCTGCTCGACCAGGCCGCCGCGGAGGCCGCCGACGATCCGCACATGCTGGCGTCGATCGGCCGCGAATGGATTGCGCTGGGCGAGACCGACAAGGGCCTGCGGCTGGTCAGCGACTGGCTGGCCGCGCACCCCGACGCGCCGCACGTCGACATCCGGCTGCGCTACGGCGAACTGCTGGCCGCCGCCGACCGCGACGATGCGCTGCGCCAGTGGATCGCCGATACCGGCGCGCTGCCCGGCGCCACCGCCGAGGAACAGGCCGACCTGGCCGACCAGTCGCTGCGGCTGGCGCTGCGCGAGACCGACCGCCAGATCGCCGCCGGCGACCTGCGGCGCGCGCAGCAGGTGCTGGACGCGGTGCCGGCCGCGCAGCAGGCCGACCGGCGCTGGCTGCTGGAACTGGCCGACCTGCGCGAGGCAGGCGGTGACTACCGCGGCGCGGCCGACGCGGCCCGCCGGGTGCTGGCCACGCAGCCGCACGACGCCGGCGCGCAACTGACGCTGGCGCGCCAGTACGAGCGGATGGGCCAGACCGCGCAGGCGCTGGACATCGTCCGCACGGTGCTGGCCGAGGCGCCCGAGGACGATATCGACACGCGGCTGTCGGTGGCGCGCCGCTTCACCGCGCTGCGGCGCGAGGACGAGGCCGCCGAGGTGGTGGACGCGCTGGACGCACGCTTTCCGGGCCGCGCCGACATCACGGTGCAGCGCGGCCGCATCGCGCAGTCGCGCGGCGATTTCGACGAGGCCGCCGGCCTGTACCGCGCGGCGCTGCCGCTGGAACAGCGCGAAAGCGTGCTGCCGGGCGCCGACGGCACGCCGGCCCAGCGCGCGCTGGCCGGGCTGGATGCGCGGCGGCAGGGCGAGGTGGCGACGGCGGTCATGCAGTCGAACAAGTCCGGCGACGACGGCATCTCGCGGCTGCACGCCACCGAGATCCCGCTGTACGTGCGCGTGCCGCACGGCTACACGGGGCACATGTTCTTCCATGCCGACACGGTGCTGCTCGATGCCGGCACGCTGCGCGGCACCGCGCCGCTGCGCAACCTGGAGTTCGGCAAGATCCCGGCGCTGGGCAATGCCGGGCTGGGCAACATCGGCCAGACCGACAAGGGCGTGGCGCTGGCGGCCGGCTACGAGTACGACGGGGCCTACAACAGCTGGCGCGCCGATATCGGCACCACGCCGCTGGGCTTCCTGGAAACCACGGTGGTGGGCGGGCTGCGCTACCGGGCGGACCTGGGCGTGCAGTCGGTGACCGTGGACGTGTCGCGCCGGGCGCAAACCAGTTCGCTGATCTCGTACGCCGGCGCGCGCGACCCGGTGACCGGCGAGCACTGGGGCGGCATCGTCCGCAACGGCGTGCACCTGCGCTACGCGCGGGACGTGGGCCGGCTGGGCCTGTTTGCCGACGTGGGCGCCGGGGTCTACACGGGCGACAACGTCAAGACCAACCGCGAGGTCACGCTGCGCACCGGCTTCGACGTGCCCGTCTACGCCCAGCGCGATCACCGCGTGACCAGCGGGCTGGTGTTCAACTGGTGGCACTACTCGGAAAACCAGCGCTTCTACACCTTCGGGCACGGCGGCTACTACAGCCCGCAGCGCTACCTGTCGGTCGGCATTCCGCTGGACTGGACCGGCCGCCATGCCAGGTGGTCGTGGCGGCTGCTGGGATCGGCCGGCTGGTCGTGGACCTACGAGGACGCCGCGCCGTTCTTTCCCACGCGGCCGGACCTGCAGGCGGCCAGCGGCAACGCCACCTATGGCGGCGGGTCGGGCGGCGGCTTCAGCTATACGCTGGGCGCGACCGTCGAATACACGC
- the bcsZ gene encoding cellulose synthase complex periplasmic endoglucanase BcsZ codes for MRRARAWLKRVSIRCAVACMLAGATLPALAAPAASCPWPDWDAFRRATISRDGRVIDDSSDQQVTVSEGQSYGLFFALAANDRATFERLLAWTENNLARGDLTAHLPAWIWGKRTEGEQAGTWGVIDSNPASDADLWIAYALLEAGRLWQVRRYTALGTVLARRALREESAVLPGLGRTLLPGPAGFHPTPDTWRLNPSYVPLPVMRRLAAVLGAEDAGWKTLVDTSARLIVDTAPKGFSPDWAVYQKGRGFQPDAQTQAGGSYNAIRVYLWAGMTAPRDPLRTTVLQRFRPMADYVVAHGHPPERVDTQAGTFGANAGNAGFSAAVAPYLAALGLADAARGQAQRTRTMAAQAPLGYYSQVLALFGLGHLDGHFRFEADGTLVPAWTSTCPAAR; via the coding sequence ATGCGGCGGGCACGGGCCTGGCTGAAGCGCGTGTCGATCCGCTGCGCCGTGGCGTGCATGCTGGCCGGCGCCACCCTGCCCGCGCTGGCCGCCCCCGCCGCGTCTTGCCCCTGGCCCGACTGGGACGCCTTCCGCCGCGCCACGATCAGCCGGGACGGCCGCGTCATCGACGACAGCAGCGACCAGCAGGTGACGGTATCCGAAGGCCAGTCGTACGGGCTGTTCTTCGCGCTGGCCGCCAACGACCGCGCCACGTTCGAGCGGCTGCTGGCGTGGACCGAGAACAACCTGGCCCGGGGCGACCTGACCGCCCACCTGCCCGCGTGGATCTGGGGCAAGCGCACCGAGGGCGAGCAGGCCGGCACCTGGGGCGTGATCGACAGCAACCCGGCGTCCGACGCCGACCTGTGGATCGCCTACGCGCTGCTGGAAGCGGGCCGGCTCTGGCAGGTGCGGCGCTACACGGCGCTGGGCACCGTGCTGGCGCGCCGCGCGCTGCGCGAGGAATCGGCCGTGCTGCCTGGGCTGGGCCGCACGCTGCTGCCGGGGCCGGCCGGCTTCCATCCCACGCCGGACACGTGGCGCCTGAACCCGAGCTACGTCCCGCTGCCCGTGATGCGGCGGCTGGCCGCCGTGCTGGGCGCCGAGGATGCCGGCTGGAAGACGCTCGTCGACACTTCGGCGCGGCTGATCGTCGATACGGCGCCCAAAGGCTTTTCGCCCGACTGGGCGGTGTACCAGAAGGGCCGCGGCTTCCAGCCCGACGCGCAGACGCAGGCCGGCGGGTCGTACAACGCCATCCGCGTCTACCTGTGGGCCGGCATGACCGCCCCGCGCGACCCGCTGCGCACCACGGTGCTGCAGCGGTTCCGCCCAATGGCCGACTACGTGGTGGCGCACGGCCATCCGCCCGAGCGCGTGGACACGCAGGCCGGCACGTTCGGTGCGAACGCCGGCAACGCGGGGTTCTCGGCCGCCGTGGCCCCGTATCTGGCGGCGCTGGGGCTGGCCGATGCGGCGCGCGGGCAGGCCCAGCGCACCCGCACGATGGCCGCGCAGGCGCCGCTGGGCTACTACAGCCAGGTGCTGGCGCTGTTCGGGCTGGGCCATCTGGACGGACACTTCCGCTTCGAGGCGGACGGCACGCTGGTGCCGGCCTGGACATCCACATGCCCCGCAGCGCGCTAG
- the bcsB gene encoding cellulose biosynthesis cyclic di-GMP-binding regulatory protein BcsB: MPMAVAMTMAWCAGLAPGPAAAQSPASAPAATAPASDAAALPPGRTQSLTFAQMGANYTIPLRGVDPDRTVNVGVRLDEVVTAARLKLVFTYSPSLVYPLSHLKIRLNDEVVATLPLDKEHAGQQVSREVDLDPRFFTDFNRINVQMIAHYTLDHCEDPYHSSLWTDISPTSTLTLTKSTVTLPDNLALLPAPFFDRRDNRRVTVPFVLPANADPVTLRAAGVVASWLGALASYRELRFPVTRTAPGDAHAIALVLPNAQPDGIRLDKIDGPTVSVMPNPANPARKLLVLAGRTPQELEVAANAVVLGKAGMAGASTLVKSVDLGQPRRPYDAPAWAPVDRPVMFKELVTDPQQLQVSGASPDAIRVNLKVPADLFGWNDRAVPMNMKYRYTAPSTYNDSVLSIDVNDQLVRSYRLKPLTVQNDENLVSVPLLSGGSASVSNEILIPAFRVGSNNQMQFRFHIDSQKTGLCASTAANVARAAVDPDSSIDFSGFLHYAALPNLAFFANSGYPFTRMADLADTAIVIPDAPTTIDQEALLTVLGHMGKWTGLPSLRVTVAPSRAIESVKHRDLVIIGTGSAAQVLQRWGKSLPLLVERGKTEIALRDQRAHAWSNWIGGTDSENISPAGRAILSADGPLAALIGFESPFAERRSVVALTASSDDRVRDVLDVLEDPGKVAQIRGDLTVIRQRDLEGLRLGETYYVGNLPWYARLWMTMSAHPALLALGGILAGLLVALTLFWALGRLAARRNGG, encoded by the coding sequence ATGCCGATGGCTGTCGCGATGACGATGGCATGGTGCGCGGGGCTGGCCCCCGGGCCGGCCGCAGCCCAGTCCCCGGCCAGCGCGCCGGCCGCCACGGCCCCGGCTTCCGACGCCGCGGCGCTGCCGCCGGGGCGCACCCAGTCCCTGACCTTCGCCCAGATGGGCGCCAACTACACGATCCCGCTGCGCGGCGTGGACCCTGACCGCACGGTCAACGTGGGCGTGCGGCTGGACGAGGTGGTCACGGCGGCCCGGCTCAAGCTCGTCTTCACGTATTCGCCGTCGCTGGTCTACCCGCTGTCGCACCTGAAGATCCGCCTCAACGACGAGGTGGTGGCCACGCTGCCGCTGGACAAGGAGCACGCCGGCCAGCAGGTGTCGCGCGAGGTCGACCTGGACCCGCGCTTCTTCACCGACTTCAACCGCATCAACGTGCAGATGATCGCGCACTACACGCTCGATCACTGCGAGGACCCGTACCACTCCAGCCTCTGGACCGACATCAGCCCCACCAGCACGCTGACGCTGACCAAGTCCACCGTCACGCTGCCCGACAACCTGGCGCTGCTGCCAGCGCCGTTCTTCGACCGCCGCGACAACCGCCGCGTGACCGTGCCGTTCGTGCTGCCCGCCAATGCCGATCCGGTCACGCTGCGCGCCGCCGGCGTGGTGGCGTCTTGGCTGGGCGCGCTGGCCAGCTACCGCGAGCTGCGCTTTCCGGTCACGCGCACGGCACCGGGCGACGCCCACGCCATCGCGCTGGTGCTGCCGAACGCGCAGCCCGACGGCATCCGGCTGGACAAGATCGACGGGCCGACCGTCAGCGTGATGCCGAACCCGGCCAACCCCGCGCGCAAGCTGCTGGTGCTGGCCGGGCGCACGCCGCAGGAGCTGGAAGTGGCCGCCAACGCGGTGGTGCTGGGCAAGGCCGGCATGGCCGGCGCCAGCACGCTGGTCAAGTCGGTGGACCTGGGCCAGCCGCGCCGCCCCTACGACGCGCCCGCCTGGGCGCCGGTGGACCGCCCGGTGATGTTCAAGGAACTGGTCACCGATCCGCAGCAGTTGCAGGTCTCGGGCGCCAGCCCCGACGCCATCCGCGTGAACCTGAAGGTGCCGGCCGACCTGTTCGGCTGGAACGACCGCGCGGTGCCGATGAACATGAAGTACCGCTACACGGCGCCGTCCACGTACAACGACTCGGTGCTCAGCATCGACGTGAACGACCAGCTCGTGCGCTCGTACCGGCTCAAGCCGCTGACGGTGCAGAACGACGAGAACCTGGTCAGCGTGCCGCTGCTGTCGGGCGGCAGCGCCAGCGTCAGCAACGAGATCCTGATCCCGGCGTTCCGCGTGGGCAGCAACAACCAGATGCAGTTCCGCTTCCACATCGATTCGCAGAAGACCGGGCTCTGCGCGTCGACGGCGGCCAACGTGGCGCGCGCCGCCGTGGACCCCGACTCGTCGATCGACTTCAGCGGCTTCCTGCACTACGCGGCGCTGCCCAACCTGGCGTTCTTTGCCAACAGCGGCTACCCGTTCACGCGCATGGCCGACCTGGCCGACACGGCGATCGTGATCCCCGACGCGCCGACCACGATCGACCAGGAGGCGCTGCTGACCGTGCTGGGCCACATGGGCAAGTGGACGGGGCTGCCGTCGCTGCGCGTGACCGTGGCGCCGTCCCGCGCCATCGAATCGGTCAAGCACCGCGACCTCGTCATCATCGGCACCGGCAGCGCCGCGCAGGTGCTGCAGCGGTGGGGCAAGTCGCTGCCGCTGCTGGTGGAGCGCGGCAAGACCGAGATCGCGCTGCGCGACCAGCGCGCGCATGCGTGGTCGAACTGGATTGGCGGCACCGACAGCGAGAACATCTCGCCGGCCGGCCGCGCGATCCTGTCCGCCGACGGCCCGCTGGCCGCGCTGATCGGCTTCGAATCCCCGTTTGCCGAGCGGCGCAGCGTGGTGGCGCTGACCGCGTCCAGCGACGACCGCGTGCGCGACGTGCTGGACGTGCTGGAAGACCCCGGCAAGGTGGCGCAGATCCGCGGCGACCTGACCGTGATCCGCCAGCGCGACCTGGAGGGCCTGCGGCTGGGCGAGACCTACTACGTCGGCAACCTGCCCTGGTATGCGCGGCTGTGGATGACGATGTCGGCGCACCCGGCGCTGCTGGCGCTGGGCGGCATCCTGGCCGGGCTGCTGGTGGCGCTGACGCTGTTCTGGGCGCTGGGCCGGCTGGCCGCGCGGCGCAACGGAGGGTGA
- a CDS encoding D-amino acid aminotransferase, translated as MSEAVVLLNGELLPLSEARIPVLDRGFIFGDGIYEVIPLYNGKPFRGAQHLARLARSLAAIGIPNPHTESEWLAQIDRVVQANGMADQMVYMQVTRGVARRAHAFPKEVTPTVLIMTNPMALPPAAAVEQGVACVTMEDRRWLNCQIKSTSLLGNVLAAQAAAEAGVTEAIQFRDSYLTEASASNVWVVSQGRVSAPPKDNLILEGIRYGLMEELCAAMEIPFEARRLTRDEVFGADEVMISSASKELLPVVKIDGQAVGGGTPGPVFQRLYAAYQAAKAAL; from the coding sequence ATGTCCGAAGCCGTCGTCCTGCTGAACGGGGAACTGCTCCCGTTGTCCGAAGCCCGCATCCCTGTCCTGGACCGGGGGTTCATCTTCGGCGACGGCATCTACGAGGTGATCCCGCTCTACAACGGCAAGCCGTTCCGCGGCGCCCAGCACCTGGCGCGGCTGGCGCGCAGCCTGGCGGCCATCGGCATCCCGAATCCCCATACCGAATCGGAATGGCTGGCCCAGATCGACCGCGTGGTGCAGGCCAACGGCATGGCCGACCAGATGGTCTACATGCAGGTCACGCGCGGCGTGGCCAGGCGCGCCCATGCCTTTCCGAAGGAAGTCACGCCCACAGTACTGATCATGACCAACCCGATGGCGCTGCCGCCAGCCGCCGCCGTGGAGCAGGGCGTGGCCTGCGTGACGATGGAAGACCGCCGCTGGCTGAACTGCCAGATCAAGTCGACGTCGCTGCTGGGCAACGTGCTGGCGGCGCAGGCCGCGGCCGAGGCCGGCGTGACCGAGGCCATCCAGTTCCGCGACAGCTACCTGACCGAGGCGTCGGCGTCGAACGTGTGGGTGGTCAGCCAGGGCCGCGTGTCGGCCCCGCCCAAGGACAACCTGATCCTGGAAGGCATCCGCTACGGCCTGATGGAAGAGCTGTGCGCGGCGATGGAGATTCCGTTCGAGGCCCGCCGCCTGACGCGCGACGAGGTGTTCGGCGCCGACGAGGTCATGATCTCGTCGGCCAGCAAGGAACTGCTGCCCGTGGTGAAGATCGACGGCCAGGCCGTGGGCGGCGGCACGCCGGGGCCCGTGTTCCAGCGGCTCTACGCGGCCTACCAGGCGGCCAAGGCGGCGCTGTAG
- a CDS encoding putative bifunctional diguanylate cyclase/phosphodiesterase produces the protein MRTQALEQAIDAVVAVKAHPQVPRFDGAAEALWDVQRSAVEALARDLPTAGIMADLCRRVERLAPGAMAAVMRVADGRLRLVAMPSADPAAVAGFDNLPIGLQSGSCGAAAFLGQPVAVGDISQDPRWETLRDAAQAAGLAASWSTPVRAADGRVLGTFGLCFTTPRLPEPFHEHLVAVAADLCALALTRDQTQEHIHRLSSYDALTGLPNRQLLLARADAAVARARADGTPLAALFLDLNDFKRVNDVQGHVAGDRFLTEVAARLQHVAHARHPEAVVGRLSGDEFAVLLPGHDRDAALAAAQTLLQALAAPIDIGHGRRLSTSASIGISLSTEPAPDRATLLHHADLAVYQAKLAKRQHGGEPGNQVCVYDAALARRLGDRRALEADLREAIASGGLRMHYQPQVHLATGELWAVEALARWPHPRRGDVSPSVFVPLAEESGLIVALGYWAVREACAQQGLWRQAGAAVPGVSVNLSPLCIRDPGLPGVVAQALEANQLPAGSLTIEITEGVFLEQTAEAEATIGALRALGVRLSIDDFGTGFSSLSQLTRLPVEEIKLDRSFLLDLETSEATRTLVEAVIRIGRARQLNVVAEGVTSAYQRQFLQEQGCHVGQGFLFAQPLPARAIAGWRPQPAWPGLAC, from the coding sequence ATGCGTACCCAGGCGCTGGAGCAGGCGATCGATGCCGTGGTCGCGGTCAAGGCGCACCCCCAGGTTCCCCGGTTCGACGGCGCCGCCGAGGCGTTGTGGGACGTCCAGCGGTCTGCCGTGGAAGCGCTCGCGCGCGACCTGCCGACCGCCGGGATCATGGCCGACCTGTGCCGCCGCGTGGAGCGGCTGGCGCCGGGCGCGATGGCGGCCGTCATGCGCGTGGCCGACGGCCGGCTGCGGCTGGTGGCGATGCCGTCGGCCGACCCGGCCGCCGTGGCCGGCTTCGACAACCTGCCGATCGGCCTGCAATCGGGCTCGTGCGGCGCCGCCGCGTTCCTCGGCCAGCCCGTGGCCGTGGGCGACATCTCGCAAGACCCCCGCTGGGAAACGCTGCGCGACGCCGCGCAGGCTGCCGGCCTGGCCGCGAGCTGGTCGACGCCCGTGCGCGCCGCCGATGGCCGCGTGCTTGGCACCTTCGGCCTGTGCTTCACCACACCGCGCCTGCCCGAACCGTTCCACGAGCACCTGGTGGCCGTGGCCGCCGACCTTTGCGCGCTGGCGCTGACGCGCGACCAGACCCAGGAGCATATCCACCGGCTGTCCAGCTACGACGCGCTGACCGGCCTGCCCAACCGCCAGTTGCTGCTGGCGCGCGCCGATGCCGCCGTGGCCCGCGCCCGCGCCGACGGCACGCCGCTGGCGGCGCTGTTCCTGGACCTCAACGACTTCAAGCGCGTGAACGACGTGCAGGGCCACGTGGCCGGCGACCGCTTCCTGACCGAGGTGGCGGCGCGGCTCCAGCACGTCGCGCACGCGCGCCACCCCGAGGCCGTGGTCGGCCGCCTGTCGGGCGACGAATTCGCGGTGCTGCTGCCCGGGCACGACCGCGACGCCGCGCTGGCCGCCGCGCAGACGCTGCTGCAGGCGCTGGCCGCGCCGATCGACATCGGGCACGGACGGCGGCTGTCCACGTCGGCCAGCATCGGCATCAGCCTGTCGACCGAACCGGCGCCCGACCGCGCCACGCTGCTGCACCACGCCGACCTGGCGGTCTACCAGGCCAAGCTGGCCAAGCGCCAGCACGGCGGCGAGCCCGGCAACCAGGTCTGCGTCTACGACGCCGCGCTGGCCCGCCGGCTGGGCGACCGCCGCGCGCTGGAAGCCGACCTGCGCGAAGCCATCGCCAGCGGCGGCCTGCGCATGCACTACCAGCCGCAGGTGCACCTTGCCACGGGCGAGCTCTGGGCCGTGGAGGCGCTGGCGCGCTGGCCGCATCCACGCCGTGGCGACGTGTCGCCGTCGGTCTTCGTGCCGCTGGCCGAGGAATCGGGCCTGATCGTGGCGCTCGGCTACTGGGCCGTGCGCGAAGCCTGCGCGCAGCAGGGCCTGTGGCGCCAGGCCGGCGCGGCGGTGCCGGGGGTATCGGTCAACCTGTCGCCGCTGTGCATCCGCGATCCGGGGCTGCCCGGCGTGGTGGCGCAGGCGCTGGAGGCCAACCAGTTGCCGGCGGGCTCACTGACCATCGAGATTACCGAGGGAGTCTTCCTGGAGCAGACGGCCGAGGCCGAGGCCACCATCGGCGCGTTGCGCGCGCTCGGGGTGCGGCTGTCGATCGACGATTTCGGCACGGGGTTTTCGAGCCTGAGCCAGCTCACGCGGCTGCCGGTGGAGGAAATCAAGCTGGACCGCAGCTTCCTGCTGGACCTGGAGACCAGCGAAGCCACGCGCACGCTGGTGGAGGCCGTGATCCGCATCGGCCGGGCACGCCAGCTGAATGTGGTGGCCGAGGGCGTGACCAGCGCCTACCAGCGCCAGTTCCTGCAGGAACAGGGCTGCCACGTGGGCCAGGGATTCCTGTTCGCCCAGCCGCTGCCGGCGCGCGCCATCGCGGGATGGCGGCCGCAGCCGGCGTGGCCGGGGCTGGCTTGCTGA